The following proteins are encoded in a genomic region of Chelmon rostratus isolate fCheRos1 chromosome 3, fCheRos1.pri, whole genome shotgun sequence:
- the bdh2 gene encoding 3-hydroxybutyrate dehydrogenase type 2, which produces MGRLDGKVIVLSAAAQGIGRAAAIAFAKEGAQVTATDINGEKLKELDGIQGIKTKVVDVTKKDQVEALAKEHEHVDVLFNVAGFVHHGSILDCEEADWDFTMNVNVRSMYLMCKAFLPKMLAKKSGNIINMASVASSIKGVVNRCVYSTSKAAVIGLTKSIAADFIEKGIRCNCVCPGTVDTPSLRGRIQAQPDPEQAYKDFMARQKTGRMCTAEEVAYLCVYLASDESAYVTGTEQIIDGGWRL; this is translated from the exons GCGTTTGCAAAGGAGGGAGCTCAAGTCACAGCAACAGACATCAATGGAGAGAAGCTGAAAGAGCTGGACGGCATTCAAG GGATCAAGACCAAGGTCGTGGATGTGACTAAGAAGGACCAAGTGGAAGCCCTGGCCAAGGAACATGAGCATGTAGATGTGCTGTTCAACGTTGCAGG GTTTGTGCACCACGGCTCCATCTTGGACTGTGAAGAGGCCGACTGGGACTTCACAATGAATGTGAACGTCCGCAGCATGTACCTCATGTGCAAGGCTTTCCTGCCTAAG ATGTTGGCAAAGAAGTCAGGGAACATTATTAACATGGCATCTGTTGCATCAAGCATTAAAG GTGTTGTGAACCGGTGTGTCTACAGTACCTCCAAGGCTGCAGTGATCGGGCTCACCAAGTCCATCGCGGCTGATTTCATTGAAAAAGGCATTCGCTGTAACTGTGTTTGTCCTG GTACTGTTGATACTCCATCACTGAGGGGCAGGATCCAGGCCCAGCCTGACCCAGAACAG GCTTATAAGGATTTCATGGCAAGACAGAAAACTGGCAGAATGTGCACAGCTGAAGAGGTGGCGTACCTGTGCGTATACCTGGCATCTGATGAG TCGGCCTATGTGACTGGGACAGAGCAAATCATCGATGGAGGATGGAGACTCTGA